A window of the Brassica napus cultivar Da-Ae chromosome A2, Da-Ae, whole genome shotgun sequence genome harbors these coding sequences:
- the LOC106407117 gene encoding uncharacterized protein LOC106407117 has product MESRGVPFRSILAHSLWITLVGILLFTLSTTKRHNFGYIKFFSISGTLLITLPWMIQLLITSTVIFLYKTKGYNLMWIVRSPKPSNENHLTNVVTISSSSSPLPSGQALKKGDTGEIEIKIVIPKSPMSTHLEIEGSNNSKLLTNVSHVV; this is encoded by the coding sequence ATGGAAAGCAGAGGCGTCCCTTTCAGATCAATCCTAGCTCATTCTCTCTGGATAACTCTCGTTGGAATCCTTCTCTTCACTCTCTCAACCACGAAAAGACACAATTTCGGTTACATCAAGTTCTTTTCGATATCAGGAACATTGCTCATAACCTTACCTTGGATGATCCAACTGTTGATCACTTCTACCGTCATATTTCTGTATAAGACCAAAGGTTACAACCTGATGTGGATTGTCCGATCACCAAAACCATCCAACGAGAATCATCTCACAAACGTCGTCACtatatcttcttcatcatctcctctaCCTTCTGGCCAAGCTCTGAAGAAAGGTGACACTGGTGAGATCGAGATTAAAATTGTGATTCCAAAAAGTCCAATGTCAACTCATTTGGAGATTGAAGGAAGCAATAACTCCAAACTTCTCACAAATGTATCACATGTTGTTTAA